The following coding sequences lie in one Populus trichocarpa isolate Nisqually-1 chromosome 14, P.trichocarpa_v4.1, whole genome shotgun sequence genomic window:
- the LOC7497314 gene encoding uncharacterized protein LOC7497314 isoform X2 has product MLGDGGETPSRSELLSMVKKHSKLLGKTTVEEEDAADVEMDSRFWHDVLDLYFIRGKESRRKQDDDLVFFVRKRNTQGYGFNDSVESAASYFVRRWAPKLDNLVSESSAEVDWRRSFYLNLIAHTSYTVTVAICSQQVLRNHQAGQDTQLSPIYKVVKTVYASPSRVYFHLDSKKVLTESDHCYCVLLNAHDGAAFPSDKELQDGSSSSNFCQKNDTSPGKEKNSKLTLFSGFVSYQMVREAYDAGKSRFGSLLGQSPGKTDRLYMKGPGGRGEVEVAVSGVADQSQQDVGPFSPVTSKKGFGIGSVFLKAASVASVAAKHAFAAASSSVSSDDEMLPLKCCLMSISLPWEYIAYDLLFKGSPPVNM; this is encoded by the exons ATGCTAGGGGATGGCGGAGAGACTCCTTCCAG GTCTGAGTTGTTGTCTATGGTGAAGAAACACTCTAAGTTGTTAGGGAAAACTACAGTGGAAGAGGAAGATGCAGCAGATGTTGAAATGGACTCGCGGTTTTGGCATGATGTgttggatttgtattttattcgTGGTAAAGAATCAAGGAGAAAGCAGGATGATGATCTCGTCTTTTTCGTTAGAAAAAGG AACACGCAAGGATATGGTTTCAATGATAGTGTAGAGAGTGCTGCTTCTTACTTTGTACGCAGGTGGGCACCTAAG TTGGATAATTTAGTTAGTGAAAGTTCAGCGGAGGTGGATTGGAGGCGCTCGTTTTACTTGAACTTGATTGCACATACATCATACACAGTAACTGTGGCAATTTGCAG TCAACAAGTCCTTCGGAATCATCAAGCTGGGCAAGATACACAGTTGTCTCCTATATATAAG GTTGTAAAGACTGTTTATGCATCTCCAAGTCGTGTATATTTTCATTTGGACTCAAAAAAG GTATTGACAGAAAGTGACCACTGCTATTGTGTACTTCTCAATGCACATGATGGGGCAGCATTTCCTAGTGACAAAGAGTTGCAAGATGGCAGTTCTAGCAGTAATTTTTGTCAGAAAAATGATACTAGTCCTGGGAAGGAAAAGAATTCTAAG CTCACACTTTTCTCTGGATTTGTAAGCTATCAAATGGTTCGAGAAGCATATGATG CTGGCAAGTCTCGATTTGGGAGTCTTCTTGGTCAATCCCCTGGAAAAACAGACAGACTTTACATGAAAGGTCCAGGAGGACGTGGGGAAGTTGAAGTAGCTGTTTCTGGTGTTGCAG ATCAAAGCCAGCAGGATGTTGGCCCTTTTTCACCTGTTACTTCAAAGAAAGGGTTTGGGATTGGCTCAGTTTTTCTAAAAGCAGCATCTGTTGCATCTGTGGCAGCAAAGCATGCCTTTGCAGCTGCTTCTTCCTCCGTATCTTCAGATGACGAGATGTTACCCCTCAAATGCTGCTTAATGTCCATATCATTGCCCTGGGAATATATCGCTTATGATCTTTTGTTCAAg GGAAGTCCTCCTGTGAACATGTAA
- the LOC7497314 gene encoding uncharacterized protein LOC7497314 isoform X1, with translation MLGDGGETPSRSELLSMVKKHSKLLGKTTVEEEDAADVEMDSRFWHDVLDLYFIRGKESRRKQDDDLVFFVRKRNTQGYGFNDSVESAASYFVRRWAPKLDNLVSESSAEVDWRRSFYLNLIAHTSYTVTVAICSQQVLRNHQAGQDTQLSPIYKVVKTVYASPSRVYFHLDSKKEVETTPAYPDICFAVDDFDSTFDAVVLTESDHCYCVLLNAHDGAAFPSDKELQDGSSSSNFCQKNDTSPGKEKNSKLTLFSGFVSYQMVREAYDAGKSRFGSLLGQSPGKTDRLYMKGPGGRGEVEVAVSGVADQSQQDVGPFSPVTSKKGFGIGSVFLKAASVASVAAKHAFAAASSSVSSDDEMLPLKCCLMSISLPWEYIAYDLLFKGSPPVNM, from the exons ATGCTAGGGGATGGCGGAGAGACTCCTTCCAG GTCTGAGTTGTTGTCTATGGTGAAGAAACACTCTAAGTTGTTAGGGAAAACTACAGTGGAAGAGGAAGATGCAGCAGATGTTGAAATGGACTCGCGGTTTTGGCATGATGTgttggatttgtattttattcgTGGTAAAGAATCAAGGAGAAAGCAGGATGATGATCTCGTCTTTTTCGTTAGAAAAAGG AACACGCAAGGATATGGTTTCAATGATAGTGTAGAGAGTGCTGCTTCTTACTTTGTACGCAGGTGGGCACCTAAG TTGGATAATTTAGTTAGTGAAAGTTCAGCGGAGGTGGATTGGAGGCGCTCGTTTTACTTGAACTTGATTGCACATACATCATACACAGTAACTGTGGCAATTTGCAG TCAACAAGTCCTTCGGAATCATCAAGCTGGGCAAGATACACAGTTGTCTCCTATATATAAG GTTGTAAAGACTGTTTATGCATCTCCAAGTCGTGTATATTTTCATTTGGACTCAAAAAAG GAAGTAGAGACAACGCCTGCATATCCAGATATCTGTTTTGCAGTTGATGATTTTGACTCCACTTTTGATGCAGTG GTATTGACAGAAAGTGACCACTGCTATTGTGTACTTCTCAATGCACATGATGGGGCAGCATTTCCTAGTGACAAAGAGTTGCAAGATGGCAGTTCTAGCAGTAATTTTTGTCAGAAAAATGATACTAGTCCTGGGAAGGAAAAGAATTCTAAG CTCACACTTTTCTCTGGATTTGTAAGCTATCAAATGGTTCGAGAAGCATATGATG CTGGCAAGTCTCGATTTGGGAGTCTTCTTGGTCAATCCCCTGGAAAAACAGACAGACTTTACATGAAAGGTCCAGGAGGACGTGGGGAAGTTGAAGTAGCTGTTTCTGGTGTTGCAG ATCAAAGCCAGCAGGATGTTGGCCCTTTTTCACCTGTTACTTCAAAGAAAGGGTTTGGGATTGGCTCAGTTTTTCTAAAAGCAGCATCTGTTGCATCTGTGGCAGCAAAGCATGCCTTTGCAGCTGCTTCTTCCTCCGTATCTTCAGATGACGAGATGTTACCCCTCAAATGCTGCTTAATGTCCATATCATTGCCCTGGGAATATATCGCTTATGATCTTTTGTTCAAg GGAAGTCCTCCTGTGAACATGTAA
- the LOC7497315 gene encoding uncharacterized protein LOC7497315, with amino-acid sequence MAATTSTNCSSFFSLRSNSVEPRVRTTSSHGSSPGCGKLDGVAMWFINGVASAFFASLERCSCIRIATEDDGDEANDAPLILNDGNMRHLEGGTISRRRTGKGKRSARAFDED; translated from the coding sequence ATGGCTGCAACTACCTCCACGAATTGCTCTAGCTTCTTCAGTCTGCGTTCAAATTCTGTTGAGCCAAGGGTCCGTACCACATCCAGTCATGGCTCGTCACCGGGGTGTGGAAAGCTTGATGGGGTAGCTATGTGGTTCATCAATGGTGTGGCAAGTGCGTTTTTTGCATCCCTGGAGAGATGTTCCTGCATCCGTATTGCCACtgaagatgatggtgatgaagCTAACGATGCACCCTTGATTCTCAATGATGGAAACATGAGGCACCTTGAAGGTGGCACTATTAGCCGGAGAAGGACAGGGAAAGGCAAGAGGAGTGCTAGGGCATTTGATGAGGACTGA